Proteins encoded by one window of Mycolicibacterium sp. ND9-15:
- the polA gene encoding DNA polymerase I produces the protein MLLDGNSLAYRAFYALPAENFKTRGGLTTNAVYGFTAMLINLLRDEQPSHIAAAFDVSRQTFRVDKYPEYKAGRSSTPEEFRGQIDITKEVLGALGITVLAEPGFEADDIIATLATQAEQGGYRVLVVSGDRDSLQLVSHDVTVLYPRKGVSELTRFTPETVLEKYGLTPEQYPDFAALRGDPSDNLPGIPGVGEKTATKWIAEFGSLEALVDKADTVKGKVGDALRANLSSVVLNRELTDLVKDVPLAQTPDTLRMQPWDRDQIHRLFDDLEFRVLRDRLFETLASADPEVDQGFDVRGRALEPGELAAWLAEHSSGERFGMAVVGTHVAFDADATALAIVAADGDGRYIDTATLTEEDEAALASWLADTGPPKALHEAKLAMHDLEGRGWTLAGVTSDTALAAYLVRPGQRSFTLDDLSLRYLKRELRAESPEQQQLSLLDVSDGTDEQAVQTVILRANAVMDLADALDEELARIDSLPLLNNIELPVQRVLAEMETAGIAVDCEQLGQLQSEFADQIRDAAEAAYAVIGKQINLGSPKQLQVVLFDELEMPKTKRTKTGYTTDADALQSLFEKTGHPFLQHLLAHRDATRLKVTVDGLLASVATDGRIHTTFNQTIAATGRLSSTEPNLQNIPIRTDAGRRIRDAFVVGTGHAELMTADYSQIEMRIMAHVSRDAGLIEAFRTGEDLHSFVASRAFSVPIDEVNAELRRRVKAMSYGLAYGLSAYGLAAQLKISTEEAKVQMEQYFDRFGGVRDYLRDVVDQARKDGYTSTVFGRRRYLPELDSSNRNVREAAERAALNAPIQGSAADIIKVAMINVDKALKEAGLKSRMLLQVHDELLFEIADDERDTVEKLVRDEMGSAYPLDVPLEVSVGYGRSWDAAAH, from the coding sequence ATGTTGCTCGACGGCAATTCGCTGGCGTATCGGGCGTTTTACGCGCTGCCGGCCGAGAACTTCAAGACGCGGGGTGGGCTCACCACCAACGCGGTGTACGGCTTCACCGCGATGCTGATCAACCTGCTGCGCGATGAACAACCCAGCCATATCGCGGCTGCGTTCGACGTGTCGCGCCAGACGTTCCGCGTGGACAAGTATCCCGAGTACAAGGCGGGCCGCTCGTCGACACCTGAGGAGTTCCGCGGCCAGATCGACATCACCAAGGAGGTGCTCGGCGCGCTGGGCATCACGGTGCTCGCCGAACCGGGTTTCGAGGCCGACGACATCATTGCCACGCTCGCCACGCAGGCCGAACAGGGCGGCTATCGCGTGCTGGTGGTCAGCGGGGACCGCGACTCGCTCCAACTGGTCAGCCACGACGTCACGGTGCTGTACCCGCGGAAGGGCGTCAGCGAGCTGACGCGATTCACGCCGGAAACGGTGCTGGAGAAGTACGGCCTGACCCCCGAGCAGTACCCGGATTTCGCGGCCCTGCGCGGCGACCCGAGCGACAACCTGCCCGGTATCCCCGGCGTCGGCGAGAAGACGGCGACGAAGTGGATCGCCGAATTCGGCTCGCTGGAGGCGCTGGTCGACAAAGCCGACACCGTGAAGGGCAAGGTCGGGGACGCATTGCGCGCCAATCTGTCGAGCGTCGTGCTCAACCGGGAGCTGACCGACCTGGTCAAGGATGTGCCGCTGGCGCAGACCCCGGACACCCTGCGCATGCAGCCGTGGGACCGAGACCAGATTCATCGGCTGTTCGACGACCTGGAGTTTCGCGTTCTGCGCGATCGGCTGTTCGAGACGCTGGCCTCGGCGGACCCGGAGGTCGACCAGGGCTTCGACGTACGCGGACGGGCGCTGGAGCCGGGCGAACTCGCGGCGTGGCTTGCCGAACACAGCTCGGGCGAGAGGTTCGGGATGGCGGTGGTCGGCACCCACGTGGCCTTCGACGCCGACGCGACGGCGCTGGCCATTGTCGCCGCGGACGGCGACGGCCGCTACATCGACACTGCGACGTTGACCGAGGAGGACGAGGCCGCGCTGGCGTCCTGGCTGGCTGACACCGGGCCGCCCAAGGCGCTGCACGAGGCCAAGCTGGCGATGCACGACCTCGAGGGCCGGGGTTGGACACTCGCAGGCGTCACGTCGGACACTGCGCTGGCCGCGTACCTGGTCCGGCCGGGGCAGCGCAGCTTCACCCTCGACGACCTCTCGCTGCGCTACCTGAAGCGAGAACTGCGGGCGGAAAGCCCCGAACAGCAACAACTTTCACTGCTGGACGTCAGCGACGGCACCGACGAGCAGGCCGTGCAGACCGTGATATTGCGGGCGAATGCGGTGATGGACCTCGCTGACGCTCTAGACGAGGAGCTCGCCCGCATCGACTCCCTGCCGTTGCTGAACAATATCGAGTTGCCGGTACAGCGGGTGCTGGCGGAGATGGAAACTGCGGGCATCGCGGTCGACTGCGAACAACTGGGCCAGCTGCAGAGCGAATTCGCCGATCAGATCCGCGACGCCGCCGAAGCGGCCTATGCGGTGATCGGCAAGCAGATCAACCTGGGCTCGCCCAAACAGCTGCAGGTGGTGCTGTTCGACGAGTTGGAGATGCCGAAGACCAAGCGTACGAAGACCGGCTACACCACCGATGCCGACGCGCTGCAGAGTCTTTTCGAAAAGACCGGCCACCCGTTCCTGCAGCATCTGCTCGCCCACCGCGACGCGACGCGGCTGAAGGTCACCGTCGACGGCCTCCTGGCTTCAGTAGCGACCGATGGCCGCATCCACACCACCTTCAACCAGACGATTGCGGCGACTGGCAGGCTTTCTTCTACCGAGCCGAACCTGCAGAACATCCCGATCCGCACCGACGCCGGCCGGCGCATCCGCGACGCGTTTGTCGTGGGCACGGGGCACGCGGAGCTGATGACCGCGGACTACAGCCAGATCGAGATGCGCATCATGGCGCACGTGTCCAGGGACGCGGGTCTGATCGAGGCGTTTCGCACCGGGGAGGACCTCCACTCCTTCGTCGCGTCGCGGGCCTTCTCGGTACCGATTGACGAGGTCAACGCCGAACTACGGCGTCGCGTCAAGGCGATGTCGTATGGACTGGCATACGGGTTGAGTGCCTACGGGCTGGCCGCTCAGCTCAAGATCTCGACCGAGGAAGCCAAGGTGCAGATGGAGCAGTACTTCGACCGCTTCGGTGGAGTTCGCGACTACCTGCGCGACGTCGTCGACCAGGCGCGCAAGGACGGATACACCTCGACGGTGTTCGGCAGGCGGCGCTATCTGCCGGAACTGGACAGCAGCAACCGCAACGTGCGCGAGGCCGCCGAGCGCGCCGCGCTCAACGCGCCGATCCAGGGCAGCGCCGCCGACATCATCAAGGTCGCGATGATCAACGTCGACAAGGCGCTGAAGGAGGCGGGGCTGAAGTCACGGATGCTGCTGCAGGTGCACGACGAGTTGCTGTTCGAAATCGCCGACGACGAGCGTGACACGGTCGAGAAACTAGTCCGCGACGAGATGGGCAGCGCCTACCCGCTCGACGTGCCGCTGGAGGTCAGCGTCGGTTACGGCCGTAGTTGGGACGCCGCCGCGCATTAG
- a CDS encoding lipid-transfer protein, which produces MSPEPLYILGAGMHPWGKWGRDFTEYGVVAARAALAEAGLDWRQIQLVAGADTIRNGYPGFVAGSTFAQKLGWNGVPVSSSYAACASGSQALQSARAQILAGFCDVALVIGADTTPKGFFAPVGGERKNDPDWQRFHLIGATNTVYFALLARRRMDLYGATLEDFAAVKVKNAKHGLDNPNARYRKEATIDDVLTSPVVSDPLRLLDICATSDGAAALVVASKSFAEKHLGSLEGVPSVRAVSTVTPQYPQHLPELPDIATDSTAVVSAPERVFKDQILDAAYAEAGIGPEDLSLAEVYDLSTALELDWYEHLGLCAKGEAEQLLRSGATAIGGKIPVNPSGGLACFGEAIPAQAIAQVCELSWQLRGQATGRQVDDAKVGVTANQGLFGHGSSVIVAR; this is translated from the coding sequence ATGAGCCCCGAACCGCTGTACATCCTCGGCGCCGGCATGCACCCGTGGGGCAAGTGGGGGCGCGACTTCACCGAGTACGGCGTCGTGGCCGCGCGTGCCGCGTTGGCGGAGGCGGGCTTGGACTGGCGTCAGATCCAACTCGTCGCGGGCGCGGACACCATCCGCAACGGCTACCCGGGCTTCGTGGCGGGCTCGACCTTCGCGCAGAAGCTGGGCTGGAACGGCGTGCCCGTCTCGTCGAGTTATGCCGCGTGCGCGAGCGGCTCACAGGCGTTGCAGAGCGCCCGCGCCCAGATTCTGGCCGGCTTCTGCGATGTGGCGCTCGTGATCGGGGCCGACACCACACCCAAAGGCTTCTTCGCCCCGGTCGGCGGCGAGCGCAAGAACGACCCCGACTGGCAACGCTTCCACCTGATCGGCGCCACCAACACGGTGTACTTCGCGCTGCTGGCGCGCCGCCGCATGGACCTCTACGGCGCCACCCTCGAGGACTTCGCCGCGGTGAAGGTCAAAAACGCCAAGCACGGGCTGGACAACCCCAACGCGCGCTATCGCAAAGAAGCCACGATCGACGACGTGCTGACCAGCCCGGTCGTCTCCGATCCGCTTCGGCTGCTTGACATCTGCGCGACCTCGGACGGGGCGGCCGCGCTGGTGGTGGCGAGCAAGTCGTTCGCCGAGAAACATCTCGGCTCGCTCGAGGGGGTGCCGTCGGTACGGGCCGTCAGCACGGTGACTCCGCAGTATCCCCAGCATCTTCCCGAATTGCCGGACATCGCAACGGATTCCACCGCAGTGGTGAGTGCGCCCGAACGGGTGTTCAAGGACCAGATCCTCGACGCGGCGTACGCCGAGGCGGGCATCGGTCCCGAAGACCTGAGCCTGGCCGAGGTCTACGACCTGTCCACCGCGCTGGAACTCGACTGGTACGAGCATCTCGGTCTGTGCGCCAAGGGCGAGGCCGAGCAACTACTGCGTAGCGGCGCGACGGCGATCGGCGGGAAGATCCCGGTCAACCCCTCCGGCGGGTTGGCGTGCTTCGGCGAAGCCATCCCGGCACAAGCGATCGCGCAGGTCTGCGAGCTGAGCTGGCAGCTGAGGGGGCAGGCGACCGGCCGCCAAGTCGACGACGCCAAGGTCGGCGTCACCGCCAACCAGGGCCTGTTCGGCCACGGCTCGTCGGTGATCGTCGCCCGCTGA
- a CDS encoding PrsW family intramembrane metalloprotease, with protein sequence MAHPGAPQQAWLPVPPLQRKIRRVGAPLVVLILLATVAGLIIVGLTALNPVGAGIGLVLSSLAMVVVVLAYIWLDRFEPEPPRLLIFAFLWGASIAVVLSVLLALYLESLIVTGESDGVSWVSVVVIAPVVEEAAKGTFLLFMMTGRRRNEVNSLTDCLVYAGLVGAGFAWLEDILYIASGESLGGSLLTAALRLVMAPFAHSLFTTFFGIGVYFALHRRGASAKAGPLLLGYLAAVVTHALWNDSSLLGTGWYFGIYLYWMMPLFGLAIVLGVQSRRREQSTVAAKLPGMVHAGLVTPNEATWLGSLRHRKQAISQATRYGGRPAGKAVKRFAAQVVELAFVRDRIDRGFGDPRVQALLIEEAYAVHAARAAAPVLRALAGHRGGP encoded by the coding sequence GTGGCACATCCCGGCGCCCCGCAACAGGCCTGGCTGCCTGTACCGCCGCTTCAGCGAAAAATCCGCAGAGTCGGGGCACCGCTGGTGGTGCTCATCCTGCTCGCCACCGTCGCGGGCCTGATCATCGTGGGGCTGACCGCGCTCAACCCGGTGGGCGCCGGGATCGGGCTGGTCCTGTCGAGCCTGGCCATGGTGGTCGTGGTGCTCGCCTACATCTGGCTGGACCGTTTCGAGCCCGAGCCGCCGCGGTTGTTGATCTTCGCGTTCCTGTGGGGCGCGTCGATCGCGGTGGTGCTCTCCGTGCTCTTGGCTCTCTACCTGGAGTCATTGATCGTGACGGGCGAATCCGACGGGGTCAGCTGGGTGTCGGTCGTCGTCATTGCGCCGGTCGTCGAGGAAGCGGCCAAGGGCACGTTCCTGCTGTTCATGATGACCGGCCGGCGACGCAACGAGGTGAACTCGCTGACCGACTGCCTGGTCTACGCCGGCCTGGTCGGTGCCGGCTTCGCCTGGCTGGAGGACATCCTCTACATCGCCAGCGGCGAATCCCTCGGCGGTTCGCTGTTGACTGCTGCGTTGCGCCTCGTCATGGCACCGTTCGCGCATTCGCTGTTCACTACGTTCTTCGGTATCGGCGTGTATTTCGCGCTGCATCGCCGCGGCGCGTCGGCCAAAGCGGGGCCCCTCCTCTTGGGCTACCTCGCGGCGGTTGTCACGCACGCGCTGTGGAACGACTCGTCGCTGCTGGGCACCGGGTGGTACTTCGGGATCTACCTGTACTGGATGATGCCGCTTTTCGGATTGGCGATCGTGCTCGGCGTGCAGAGCCGACGCCGCGAGCAGAGCACCGTCGCCGCCAAGCTGCCCGGAATGGTGCACGCGGGTTTGGTGACGCCGAACGAGGCCACCTGGCTGGGCTCTCTGCGGCATCGCAAGCAGGCGATCTCGCAGGCCACCCGCTACGGGGGACGACCCGCGGGCAAGGCGGTCAAGCGGTTCGCCGCCCAGGTCGTCGAGTTGGCGTTCGTCCGAGACCGCATCGACCGCGGTTTCGGCGACCCGCGGGTGCAGGCACTGCTGATCGAGGAGGCCTACGCCGTGCACGCCGCCCGCGCCGCCGCTCCGGTACTTCGGGCCCTGGCCGGTCATCGCGGCGGGCCGTGA
- a CDS encoding Zn-ribbon domain-containing OB-fold protein — MSASTQPAIAGWFATDGSGEAYLIGGKCHQCGTYVFPPRANNCPNPACDGDDLAQVPLSRRGTLWSYTENRYAPPPPYPAPDPFEPFAVAAVQLGEEGLIVLGKVVEGTLAADLKVGTEMELTTMPLFVDDDGVERVVYAWRPAS, encoded by the coding sequence GTGTCAGCTTCCACTCAACCCGCAATCGCCGGGTGGTTCGCCACCGACGGCTCCGGAGAGGCCTACCTGATCGGCGGCAAGTGCCACCAGTGCGGTACGTACGTGTTCCCGCCGCGCGCCAACAACTGCCCCAACCCCGCCTGCGACGGTGACGACTTGGCCCAGGTGCCCTTGTCGCGGCGCGGGACGCTGTGGAGCTACACCGAGAACCGGTACGCTCCCCCGCCGCCGTACCCGGCGCCGGATCCCTTCGAGCCCTTCGCCGTTGCCGCGGTGCAGCTGGGCGAGGAGGGGCTGATCGTGCTGGGCAAGGTCGTCGAGGGAACACTGGCCGCCGACCTGAAAGTCGGTACGGAGATGGAATTGACGACGATGCCGTTGTTCGTCGACGACGACGGTGTCGAGCGCGTCGTCTACGCGTGGCGGCCTGCGTCATGA
- a CDS encoding threonine/serine ThrE exporter family protein yields the protein MDDLTTDHEIRFLARLGAAMAAANYPVTLIRQMLGRASAAYGVPNEVIALPNTVQVVGPAAGSGTTVKSAHLDRDVRFDQAFPLARLVSKAMRGAVDPKDGDAELDRILASPPRFAPWLTVLGYGVWSAGLGLVLEPTPLNLLGATVLGLMVGVFAMVGRRFGVLAQLLPVVSAFAVAAVSIAVAEYLGLDHIGLRALIPPLAMFLPGAAITLAVIEVTSRDTISGSSRLVAGFAQLAQLAFGILIAAQLLGEDVSRLSAEPLNKLGPWAPWLGVAVYAVGVMLFLGPPTSFLPWLLLVAYAAFTAQYLGDLVLGSYASGFCGGVVLTVGALLMSRRRAAPPAITMILPGFWLLVPGSMGLIGIAELFGADGDSALGVTFISMISVALGLQAGLVLWQLFRRPGGG from the coding sequence ATGGACGACTTGACCACCGACCACGAGATCCGGTTCCTGGCCCGACTGGGTGCGGCCATGGCCGCGGCCAACTACCCCGTGACCTTGATCCGGCAGATGCTGGGCCGTGCCTCCGCGGCGTACGGCGTTCCCAACGAAGTCATCGCGTTACCCAACACCGTGCAGGTGGTGGGCCCGGCGGCCGGCTCGGGCACGACCGTGAAGTCGGCGCACCTGGACCGCGACGTGCGCTTCGACCAGGCGTTTCCGTTGGCGCGATTGGTTTCCAAAGCGATGCGCGGGGCGGTCGACCCCAAAGACGGCGACGCCGAACTGGACCGCATCCTGGCCTCGCCGCCGCGGTTCGCGCCGTGGTTGACCGTGCTCGGATACGGAGTGTGGAGCGCCGGTCTGGGTCTGGTGCTCGAACCCACACCGCTCAATCTGCTCGGCGCCACTGTGCTCGGGCTGATGGTCGGGGTTTTCGCCATGGTGGGGCGGCGGTTCGGCGTGCTGGCCCAACTGCTGCCCGTTGTCAGCGCTTTCGCCGTGGCTGCGGTGAGTATCGCGGTCGCCGAGTACCTCGGGCTCGACCACATCGGGTTGCGGGCGCTGATCCCGCCGCTGGCGATGTTCTTGCCCGGCGCCGCGATCACCCTCGCGGTCATCGAAGTCACCTCCCGCGACACCATCTCGGGTTCCAGTCGGCTGGTGGCCGGTTTCGCGCAGTTGGCGCAGTTGGCGTTCGGCATTCTCATCGCCGCCCAGCTGCTCGGCGAGGACGTGTCGCGTCTCAGCGCCGAGCCGCTGAACAAGCTGGGGCCATGGGCGCCCTGGCTCGGTGTCGCGGTCTACGCCGTCGGCGTCATGCTGTTTCTCGGGCCACCGACTTCATTTCTGCCGTGGCTGCTCCTTGTCGCCTACGCCGCCTTCACCGCCCAGTACCTCGGCGACCTGGTGCTGGGCAGCTACGCCAGCGGCTTCTGCGGCGGCGTCGTGCTCACCGTGGGTGCGCTGCTGATGTCCCGTCGCCGCGCCGCGCCGCCGGCGATCACCATGATCCTGCCCGGCTTCTGGCTCTTGGTCCCGGGCTCGATGGGGTTGATCGGAATCGCCGAGCTGTTCGGCGCCGACGGCGACTCCGCGCTCGGCGTCACCTTCATCTCGATGATTTCGGTCGCGCTTGGGCTGCAGGCCGGCCTGGTGCTGTGGCAGTTGTTCCGGCGCCCCGGCGGCGGGTAG